A window of Gambusia affinis linkage group LG03, SWU_Gaff_1.0, whole genome shotgun sequence contains these coding sequences:
- the plcxd3 gene encoding PI-PLC X domain-containing protein 3, which yields MASSHGRSDLRFADWMASLPQSMHTVPLANMAIPGSHDSFSFYIDEASPVGPEQPETVQNFVSVFGTVAKKLMRKWLATQTMNFTSQLEAGIRFFDLRISTKPRDPDNELYFAHGLFSATVREGLEQISSFLSAHAKEVVFLDFNHFYGVQNLHHEKLVAMLKEVFGEKLCPVVFAQEVTLKYLWEKEYQVLVFYHHPMALEVPFLWPGQMMPAPWANTTDPEKLVQFLQASVTDRRRKGTFFVSQVVLTPKASTVMKGVASGLRETITERALPGMMQWIRSQRPGENGINIITADFVELGEFISAVISLNYHHLNEDEDDDAT from the exons ATGGCTTCGTCTCACGGGAGAAGCGACCTGCGCTTCGCAGACTGGATGGCAAGTTTACCGCAGAGCATGCACACCGTCCCGCTCGCCAACATGGCTATTCCCG GTTCTCACGACTCCTTCAGTTTCTACATTGATGAGGCATCCCCAGTGGGCCCCGAACAGCCAGAGACAGTGCAGAACTTTGTGTCTGTTTTCGGTACTGTAGCCAAGAAGCTAATGAGAAAGTGGTTGGCCACGCAGACTATGAACTTCACTAGCCAGCTGGAGGCCGGGATCCGTTTCTTTGACCTGCGCATCTCCACCAAGCCCCGTGACCCCGACAACGAGCTGTACTTCGCCCACGGGCTCTTCAGTGCCACG GTCCGTGAGGGTTTAGAGCAGATCAGCAGCTTCCTATCAGCACACGCCAAAGAAGTCGTTTTCCTGGATTTCAACCACTTCTATGGTGTACAAAACCTGCACCACGAAAAGCTGGTGGCCATGCTGAAAGAAGTTTTTGGAGAAAAACTCTGCCCAGTGGTTTTTGCTCAAGAG GTGACTCTGAAGTATCTTTGGGAGAAGGAGTACCAGGTGCTTGTCTTCTACCACCACCCCATGGCCCTGGAGGTACCCTTCCTGTGGCCTGGCCAGATGATGCCTGCTCCATGGGCCAACACCACCGACCCAGAGAAGCTCGTTCAGTTTCTCCAGGCATCTGTAACTGACCGCAG GAGGAAGGGGACGTTCTTCGTCTCCCAGGTGGTTCTAACACCGAAGGCAAGTACTGTGATGAAGGGCGTGGCCAGCGGACTGAGGGAGACGATAACGGAAAG GGCGTTACCAGGCATGATGCAGTGGATCAGATCTCAAAGACCCGGGGAGAATGGCATCAACATTATTACAGCCGATTTTGTTGAGCTCGGTGAATTCATCAGCGCCGTCATCAGCCTCAACTATCATCACCTGAATGAAGACGAAGATGATGATGCAACCTGA
- the c7a gene encoding complement component C7 — translation MPPVCSTSNIMKNIVQLCATVSLLLLTLHSARVFCVQRVHCQWGSFGSWSACDPCTKLQTRSRAMAVYAQFDGNPCDGGRTETRACETTQACPLEDGCGDRFRCLSGKCISKSLLCNGDQDCEEDGLDEQDCPAQKFITCEHTVPPPQVELLGNGFDVVSGKSRGSVINTKSFGGQCRPVFSDVHKNVYRLPLSIIQYNFLVTVQNDFSDEMFTSQWHYAKDIVNRERVSGTTTGHRNYDFHVKHDTSQSERIVVLKNEIEVAQFQSNSPKYLPISEEFWKDLAKLPSVYDYSAYRKILERFGTHYISEGSMGGSLNAIVSINEATEKLIQSESFDSQECERKKRWFLFFPITTVVCTTNSNSRIWRSGTSRSGKCEKVEVLGGGPSHIAALGKMQLDDADKNWEFYSNWAASITSFPVVIKQKLRPLSELVKEVQCSGVKRLFLRKAIEQYLYESHPCHCQPCRNNGLAVMDGDKCKCICKTGTSGLACEQGVEAEGQPGVIHGSWSCWSPWSLCSGGQSSRSRSCSNPSPQNGGHHCTGEPTETAGCEDQEDLQYLKTMEPQCFDQTLPELQKCVTPPNLINGYILDPKDNYYVGNRVEYSCTTGYYLVGNSILQCNADQTWSANPGLCAVSVCKLPPLAVDVIASPLQEAYHLGDSVSLSCPQGHSLDGETAATCDSSLNFSPDPTQTRCIQAERSQKPTASPAQCKQWQKPFRGKCVCKMPPECSSSLELCAISPLNGQFVLLTVCKIQAMKCLGKNLEIADDSNCKWPQRSTTDCTRCHMWENCDAQTNQCRCKDSADCLNPGESVCIRVGEDATVAPQTMSECEAGLRRCKGEKVTVVSIQPCAS, via the exons ATGCCTCCTGTTTGCTCAACTTCGAACATCATGAAG AATATTGTGCAACTCTGCGCAACAGTTTCGCTGCTGCTCCTGACCCTGCACTCTGCCAGAGT GTTCTGTGTGCAGCGTGTTCATTGCCAGTGGGGGTCTTTTGGAAGCTGGTCAGCTTGTGATCCCTGCACCAAATTGCAG ACAAGAAGCCGAGCCATGGCTGTCTATGCTCAGTTTGATGGGAACCCCTGTGATGGTGGCCGCACTGAGACCAGAGCCTGTGAAACCACACAAGCCTGTCCATTGGAAGATGGATGCGGAGACAGATTTCGTTGTCTATCAG GGAAGTGCATTAGCAAGTCTTTGTTGTGTAATGGAGATCAGGACTGTGAAGAAGATGGACTAGATGAGCAGGACTGTCCGGCTCAAAAGTTCATCACATGTGAACATACAGTTCCCCCTCCTCAAGTAGAGCTACTAGGGAATGG GTTTGATGTGGTATCTGGAAAGAGCAGAGGAAGTGTCATCAACACTAAGAGCTTTGGGGGCCAGTGTCGACCCGTCTTTAGTGATGTCCACAAAAACGTTTATCGGCTTCCCCTCAGCATTATTCAGTACAACTTCCTG GTTACAGTCCAAAATGATTTCAGTGATGAGATGTTTACCAGCCAATGGCACTATGCAAAAGATATTGTCAACAGAGAGAGAGTATCTGGGACAACAACAGGACATCGTAATTATGACTTCCATGTTAAACATGACACGTCTCAA TCTGAAAGGATTGTGGTGTTAAAGAACGAGATAGAGGTAGCTCAGTTCCAAAGCAACTCTCCTAAGTACCTTCCAATATCAGAGGAGTTTTGGAAGGACCTGGCCAAGCTCCCCTCTGTTTATGACTACTCAGCCTACAGGAAGATTTTGGAGAGGTTTGGAACACACTACATATCTGAGGGAAGCATGGGGGGCTCCTTGAACGCCATCGTTTCAATCAATGAAGCAACTGAAAAGCTCATCC AGAGTGAGAGCTTCGACAGTCAAgaatgtgaaaggaaaaaacGCTGGTTTCTGTTCTTCCCTATAACAACAGTGGTTTGCACAACAAATAGTAATTCAAGAATATGGCGCAGTG GTACCAGCAGATCtggcaaatgtgaaaaagtggaGGTGCTGGGAGGAGGTCCCTCACATATTGCAGCATTAGGGAAAATGCAGCTTGATGATGCAGACAAGAACTGGGAATTTTACTCAAATTGGGCTGCCTCTATCACGTCATTCCCTGTGGTCATAAAGCAAAAG CTTCGACCTCTTTCAGAACTGGTTAAGGAAGTTCAGTGTTCTGGAGTAAAGAGACTCTTCCTCCGTAAAGCCATAGAACAATACCTGTATGAAAGCCATCCCTGCCACTGCCAGCCCTGCAGAAATAATGGCCTGGCTGTCATGGATGGAGACAAATGCAAATGCATCTGCAAAACTGGCACATCAGGGCTGGCTTGTGAGCAAGGAGTTGAGGCAGAGGGCCAACCAG GTGTGATCCATGGCAGTTGGTCCTGTTGGTCTCCCTGGTCTTTGTGTTCTGGGGGTCAAAGTTCGCGTAGTCGCTCTTGCTCTAACCCTTCCCCTCAGAACGGCGGACATCACTGTACCGGAGAACCAACTGAGACCGCTGGCTGTGAAGATCAAGAGGACCTGCAGTACTTAAA AACCATGGAGCCTCAGTGCTTTGATCAAACTCTTCCAGAACTTCAGAAGTGTGTGACTCCACCCAATTTGATCAACGGCTACATCCTG GATCCCAAGGACAACTACTATGTGGGTAACAGAGTGGAATATAGCTGCACCACCGGATATTATCTTGTTGGTAACAGCATCCTACAATGCAATGCTGATCAAACCTGGTCCGCAAACCCTGGGCTCTGCGCAG TTTCAGTGTGTAAGCTTCCTCCGCTCGCTGTGGATGTCATAGCATCTCCTTTACAGGAGGCTTATCATCTTGGAGACTCTGTTAGCTTGTCCTGTCCACAGGGTCATTCATTAGATGGCGAAACTGCGGCTACTTGTgattccagtttgaatttttctcCAGACCCAACTCAAACCAGGTGCATCCAAg CTGAAAGAAGCCAGAAGCCCACTGCTTCCCCAGCACAATGCAAACAATGGCAGAAGCCATTTAGAGGAAAATGTGTCTGCAAAATGCCTCCTGAGTGCAG ttcttCGCTGGAGCTGTGTGCCATAAGTCCATTAAATGGACAGTTTGTTCTCTTGACTGTGTGCAAGATTCAGGCAATGAAATGTCTCGGGAAAAACCTTGAGATAGCAGACGACAGCAACTGCAAGTGGCCACAGCGCAGCACCACAGACTGCACCAGATGTCACATGTGGGAAAACTGTGATG CCCAAACCAATCAGTGTCGCTGTAAAGACTCTGCAGACTGCTTGAATCCAGGAGAAAGCGTGTGCATTCGTGTTGGTGAAGATGCAACGGTTGCACCACAAACCATGAGCGAGTGTGAAGCAGGACTTCGACGATGCAAAGGGGAGAAGGTGACTGTTGTCAGTATCCAGCCATGTGCTTCCTAA